A genomic region of Bactrocera dorsalis isolate Fly_Bdor chromosome 3, ASM2337382v1, whole genome shotgun sequence contains the following coding sequences:
- the LOC125775307 gene encoding juvenile hormone esterase-like, giving the protein MKGITLLLTVLVYCANIGPIRANLPKVCLDGSSCLLGRYMSGNESDSFEAFLGIPYAKPPIGDLRFSNPQEVELWNGTFTALYPMPDCIQRNYLFVTDPISGSEDCLYLNIYRPLNNTGRELPVMFYIHGGGFFAGTPSPSDEGPQYFMETSDVILVVTAYRLGPFGFLSTNDEEMTGNYGLKDQKLALQWVQKYISAFGGDPDRVTIFGHSAGGASVHLHLMNNNKEGLFSKAIMMSGVGNSPFALPVNDPRHQVVELAKAAGVTEAENLSSADLVQALRSIKPEDLLLAADDLKPWAEQPLVVFRPNIENDTWPGAFLTKDPLDPFIPFGTNTDIPWFIGNAPAKGEGTVIALRLASNKSLQDELNEDFSQRLSITLGLSGTCDTEAVIDLLVTEYMDGKHELNDETLDGFLELCGDRYFIHPTYRVLKYNVNSSRSDFRGILRFDYRGPYSYSTIFANSSQDFGTVHYDDRLYLFNGLSGLSKGYSQQSPEAALVKRYVRLYQSFAETGYSDEFAVSGECNDLNFPNCENLLIVKDEEPFQTGNSWDSERMALWDQIYDSC; this is encoded by the exons ATGAAAGGAATTACTTTGTTGTTAACGGTTTTGGTGTATTGTGCGAATATCGGTCCGATTCGCGCCAATTTACCGAAGGTATGTTTAGACGGTTCATCCTGTTTACTGGGCAGATATATGAGTGGGAATGAGAGCGATTCATTTGAAGCCTTCTTGGGCATACCATACGCCAAACCACCCATCGGTGATTTGAGATTCAGT AATCCTCAAGAAGTGGAACTATGGAATGGCACCTTTACAGCCCTATATCCTATGCCTGATTGTATACAACGTAATTATCTATTCGTAACAGATCCTATTAGCGGTTCAGAGGATTGCCTCTACTTGAATATATATCGCCCCTTG AACAATACCGGTAGAGAATTGCCAGTAATGTTTTATATACACGGTGGTGGATTTTTCGCCGGCACACCAAGTCCTAGCGATGAAGGACCGCAATATTTTATGGAAACCAGTGATGTAATTCTAGTAGTGACCGCCTATCGCTTGGGTCCATTTG GTTTTCTATCTACTAACGATGAAGAGATGACGGGAAATTATGGACTTAAAGATCAGAAATTAGCTCTACAATGGGTTCAAAAGTACATTTCGGCTTTTGGCGGTGATCCCGATCGTGTGACTATTTTCGGCCACAGTGCTGGCGGTGCATCAGTCCATTTACACTTAATGAATAACAATAAAGAGG GTCTATTCAGTAAAGCTATCATGATGAGTGGCGTCGGAAACTCACCATTCGCTTTGCCTGTAAACGATCCTAGACACCAAGTCGTTGAATTGGCTAAAGCTGCTGGTGTAACAGAAGCTGAGAATCTAAGTTCCGCTGACCTAGTTCAGGCATTACGATCAATCAAACCGGAAGACTTGCTACTAGCCGCCGATGATCTTAAACCTTGGGCTGAGCAACCACTTGTAGTATTTCGCCCGAATATTGAAAATGACACCTGGCCTGGTGCATTCTTAACAAAAGATCCATTAGACCCATTCATACCGTTTGGAACGAACACTGATATACCGTGGTTCATTGGTAATGCACCTGCCAAAGGCGAGGGCACGGTTATAGCACTTCGATTAGCAAGCAATAAGAGTCTGCAGGACGAATTAAATGAAGACTTTAGCCAGAGGCTAAGCATTACATTGGGCTTGTCTGGTACATGTGACACAGAAGCTGTGATAGATTTATTGGTAACAGAGTATATGGATGGTAAACACGAATTGAATGATGAAACTTTGGATGGCTTTTTGGAG cTTTGTGGAGACCGCTATTTCATACACCCAACCTACagagttttaaaatataatgtaaATTCTAGTCGCAGTGATTTTAGAGGAATACTACGTTTTGACTATCGCGGACCCTATTCATATTCGACAATATTTGCAAATAGCTCACAAGATTTCGGTACTGTACACTACGATGATAGGCTCTATCTGTTTAATGGGCTAAGCGGATTATCGAAAGGTTATTCACAGCAGTCTCCTGAGGCAGCGTTGGTTAAACGCTATGTAAGGCTATATCAGTCTTTTGCCGAAACTGG TTATTCAGATGAATTTGCTGTCAGCGGAGAATGTAATGATTTAAATTTTCCGAATTGTGAAAATTTGTTGATCGTTAAAGATGAGGAGCCGTTCCAAACTGGCAATTCGTGGGATAGTGAACGAATGGCATTGTGGGACCAAATATATGATTCATGCTAA